A section of the Carya illinoinensis cultivar Pawnee chromosome 12, C.illinoinensisPawnee_v1, whole genome shotgun sequence genome encodes:
- the LOC122289816 gene encoding kinesin-like protein KIN-14J isoform X2 yields the protein MSTWLEPLKGENSGLCSNGAHGEDVEQLRSESFGGDQQTSLVEWLNGVLPHLNLPLEASEEELRAYLIDGTVLCSILNKLRPGLIEMGGSSETVPNVRKFLAAIKDIGFPGFELADLDQGSMVPVLQCLNTLRVHLNSNVGTENFQNQLRKRWDRLEVGFSKEIDHSEGNLLSSGQHPAENGGGWHRGSVDAKFQCALHDSSDALIHHLGYKFNEMLQSNQGCFPDSSDAKIVDLIKSNNLDKATTRSLFNTVNKILDDSLLRKNGDVPNPVAWLLRKVMQVIEERSSTVAGNLKTLNKLCKVREEKYQSRIRVLETLATGTSEEVEVIVKQLQELKIEKTKIEDKKKLEEQDMLKLQEEKDRSDMEILTLKQELEMAKRTHEDHCLLLESNSNEAKVELEKKLEELECLLTSSRKKVEELEAFSESKSLRWKKKERIYLSFIDYQFGALQELKGALESIKHEVLKTKRSYPEEFYYLGLKIKGLTEAAENYHVVLAENRWLYNEVQDLKGNIRVYCRIRPFLPGQSKKQTITEYIGENGELVIVNPFKQGKDSRRLFRFNKVFGPTSTQEDVFMDTQPLIRSVLDGYNVCIFAYGQTGSGKTYTMSGPNIMSEEDWGVNYRALNDLFQISQSRKSSIAYEVAVQMVEIYNEQVRDLLAINGPQRRLGIWNTTQPNGLAVPEASIHPVQSTADVLELMNIGLMNRAVGATALNERSSRSHSILTVHVRGMDLETNVVLRGNLHLVDLAGSERVGRSEATGDRLREAQHINKSLSALGDVIFALAQKSPHVPYRNSKLTQVLQTSLGGQAKTLMFVQLNPDIDSYSETISTLKFAERVSGVELGAAQSNKEGRDVRELTEQVTSLKDMVAKKDEEIEHLQLLKANANGTKHGMTSFRYGSSSPRRPSIGTSRQSQRLTGAKGSGILERAASDMDNCSESSDKHSEAGSQPSMDEFRRRQKELSPHLKLSGGDVGQDFNEDIELLGFGDADSEERLSDISDGGLSMGTETEGSICSVVEYTLFPEVAKPPENTASECTPARNKEKPPLLERRPSLPSKLPKPPQKLVQTNSSRLSLTRKSSKISSQSARKTSASSSSAPKPRKGWQ from the exons ATGAGCACCTGGTTAGAGCCCCTCAAAGGTGAAAATAGCGGATTATGTTCAAATGGGGCTCATGGTGAAGATGTTGAACAGCTCAGGAGTGAAAGTTTTGGGG GTGACCAGCAAACTTCTCTGGTGGAGTGGTTAAATGGTGTGCTTCCTCATTTAAATTTGCCATTGGAAGCTTCGGAGGAGGAATTGAGAGCATACTTGATTGATGGCACTGTTTTATGCAGCATCTTGAACAAGCTCAGGCCTGGTTTGATAGAAATG GGAGGCAGTTCTGAGACCGTCCCAAATGTCAGAAAGTTTTTGGCAGCTATCAAAGACATAGGATTTCCTGGCTTTGAACTAGCAGATCTAGATCAG GGATCTATGGTTCCAGTTTTGCAGTGCCTTAATACTCTTAGAGTGCATTTGAACTCTAATGTTGGCACAGAAAACTTCCAAAATCAATTAAGAAAAAGATGGGATCGGCTAGAGGTAGGCTTTTCGAAGGAAATTGATCACTCTGAAGGGAATTTGTTGTCATCTGGACAACATCCAGCTGAAAATGGGGGAGGGTGGCATAGAGGTTCAGTTGATGCCAAATTTCAATGTGCTTTGCATGATTCTTCAG ATGCTTTAATACATCATCTTGGATATAAGTTTAATGAGATGTTGCAATCAAACCAAGGATGTTTTCCTGATTCTTCCGATGCCAAAATTGTagatttaatcaagtcaaacaaTTTGGAT AAGGCTACTACTCGATCACTTTTCAACACTGTGAATAAGATTTTGGATGATAGCTTGCTAAGAAAGAATGGGGACGTACCTAAT CCTGTGGCATGGTTGTTGAGAAAAGTCATGCAAGTGATAGAAGAGCGAAGTTCAACCGTAGCAGGAAACTTAAAAACT CTAAATAAGCTTTGTAAGGTTCGAGAGGAGAAGTATCAATCAAGAATAAGAGTGCTCGAAACCCTTGCAACAGGGACTAGTGAAGAAGTTGAG GTTATTGTGAAACAACTTCAAGAGCTAAAG ATTGAGAAGACCAAAATAGAAGATAAAAAGAAACTTGAAGAGCAAGACATGCTAAAATTACAGGAAGAGAAGGATCGTAGTGATATGGAAATTTTGACACTAAAACAAGAACTAGAAATGGCCAAAAGGACACATGAGGATCATTGCTTGCTATTAGAATCAAACTCTAACGAAGCTAAAGTTGAGTTGGAGAAAAAGTTGGAGGAACTTGAGTGCCTTTTAACAAGTTCAAGAAAGAAGGTAGAAGAACTTGAGGCATTTTCTGAATCTAAATCACTGAGATGGAAGAAGAAAGAGCGAATCTACCTGAGCTTTATAGATTATCAATTTGGAGCCTTGCAG GAATTGAAGGGAGCTTTAGAGTCCATAAAACATGAAGTCTTGAAGACAAAAAGAAGTTATCCAGAGGAATTCTATTACTTGG GATTGAAGATTAAAGGACTAACAGAAGCTGCCGAAAATTACCATGTAGTTTTAGCTGAAAATCGTTGGTTGTATAACGAAGTTCAGGATTTGAAAG GAAATATTAGAGTGTATTGTCGCATAAGACCATTTCTTCCAGGACAAAGTAAGAAGCAGACCATTACGGAATATATTGGTGAAAATGGTGAATTAGTTATTGTTAATCCCTTTAAACAAGGGAAAGATAGCCGTAGGCTGTTCAGGTTTAACAAGGTTTTTGGTCCAACATCTACTCAAG AGGATGTATTTATGGACACTCAACCATTAATCCGGTCTGTTCTTGATGGATACAATGTATGCATATTTGCTTATGGTCAAACTGGCTCAGGAAAGACCTATACGATG AGTGGGCCTAACATAATGTCAGAAGAGGACTGGGGAGTTAACTATAGAGCTTTAAAtgatctttttcaaatttctcaaagcCGGAAAAGCTCCATTGCATATGAAGTTGCTGTTCAAATGGTTGAGATATATAACGAACAAGTCCGTGATCTACTCGCAATCAATGGCCCTCAAAGAAG ACTTGGGATTTGGAACACCACACAACCGAATGGATTAGCTGTTCCTGAGGCAAGCATACACCCTGTTCAATCAACTGCTGATGTCCTGGAGTTAATGAATATTGGTTTAATGAATCGGGCAGTTGGTGCCACGGCCCTGAATGAAAGAAGTAGCAGATCCCATAG CATTCTCACTGTTCATGTTCGAGGCATGGACTTGGAGACCAATGTTGTTTTGCGTGGCAATCTACATTTGGTAGATCTTGCTGGTAGTGAAAGAGTGGGTCGGTCTGAAGCAACTGGGGATAGGCTTAGAGAGGCACAACATATAAACAaatcactatcagctcttggaGATGTAATTTTTGCTTTAGCACAGAAGAGTCCACATGTACCATACAGAAATAGCAAATTAACTCAAGTACTTCAGACTTCTTTAg GCGGTCAAGCAAAAACACTTATGTTCGTACAGCTTAATCCGGATATAGATTCCTACTCCGAGACTATAAGTACCTTGAAGTTTGCGGAGAGAGTTTCTGGTGTAGAGTTAGGTGCTGCTCAGAGCAACAAAGAGGGAAGAGATGTTAGAGAACTTACAGAACAG GTCACATCCCTCAAGGACATGGTtgcaaagaaagatgaagagatTGAGCACTTGCAGCTTCTCAAGGCTAATGCCAATGGTACAAAGCATGGTATGACCTCATTTAGGTATGGGTCTTCCTCTCCAAGGAGACCTTCCATTGGGACTTCTCGACAAAGCCAAAGATTGACAGGAGCAAAAGGTTCAGGGATTTTGGAAAGAGCAGCTTCAGATATGGACAACTGTTCAGAGAGCAGTGATAAGCACTCTGAAGCTGGTTCTCAGCCATCAATGGATGAATTTCGTAGACGTCAGAAGGAATTGTCTCCTCATTTGAAGCTATCTGGAGGGGATGTAGGTCAGGATTTTAACGAAGACATTGAGCTCTTGGGCTTTGGGGATGCAGATTCTGAGGAAAGATTAAGTGATATATCTGATGGCGGGCTTTCAATGGGAACAGAAACTGAAGGCTCAATATGCAGTGTTGTGGAGTACACCCTATTCCCTGAAGTAGCAAAACCACCCGAAAACACAGCTTCCGAGTGCACACCAGCTCGGAACAAAGAGAA GCCACCTCTGCTTGAACGCAGGCCGAGTTTACCATCTAAACTTCCCAAGCCCCCCCAAAAGCTAGTGCAGACCAACTCTTCTCGGCTTTCACTGACCAGAAAGTCCTCAAAGATCTCATCACAAA GTGCTAGGAAAACTTCTGCTAGCAGCTCCTCTGCACCAAAGCCCCGCAAAGGATGGCAATGA
- the LOC122289376 gene encoding uncharacterized protein LOC122289376, with protein sequence MEMNSKSHREEVSTELTLASGYQKESMVSFRPEREVPTELALYGGSCEIQKKANFKRETSETCHLDSDQAQQEVSTDQLTLACWSQKESMDSWRPEREVPAELTLFGGSCEFQKRDNYKRKTIETCDSSGTMKKKPQCQREYSDEAQNEVSSESTLSCGFQKEAAKESMVSWEPENEVSTELIPSCGFQPRVNKLKTSEKINDPYLFALNLFNKSLGGFKQKKSIEKTATGSKGESPVTVASKTETKRVPRNRDKQKEERTPLVSEVSWGLKKTLTAVDLSKRDRLVLPTRMVHEHILPFLYADLFKQVESKAGMPVTVWDQDSQSEHQFVFMMRYAYALHGDWHEDFWMRRRLKKSDVIGLNWDSHKSRFIFSVLERSQTPRSRRP encoded by the coding sequence ATGGAAATGAATTCTAAGAGTCACCGTGAAGAAGTTTCAACAGAATTGACACTTGCTTCCGGGTATCAGAAGGAATCAATGGTTTCTTTCAGGCCTGAGAGGGAAGTTCCTACAGAACTGGCACTTTATGGCGGATCTTGTGAGATTCAGAAGAAAGCCAATTTTAAGCGCGAAACAAGCGAAACTTGTCATCTTGACTCAGACCAGGCCCAGCAGGAAGTTTCAACAGATCAATTGACACTTGCTTGCTGGTCTCAGAAGGAATCAATGGATTCTTGGAGGCCTGAGAGGGAAGTTCCCGCAGAACTGACGCTTTTTGGCGGATCTTGTGAGTTTCAGAAGAGAGACAATTATAAGCGCAAAACAATCGAAACTTGTGACTCTTCCGGTACGATGAAAAAGAAGCCCCAGTGTCAGCGTGAGTACTCAGACGAGGCTCAGAATGAAGTTTCCTCCGAATCGACACTTTCTTGCGGGTTTCAGAAGGAAGCTGCAAAGGAATCAATGGTTTCTTGGGAGCCTGAGAACGAAGTTTCAACTGAATTGATACCTTCTTGCGGGTTTCAGCCGAGAGTCAACAAGCTCAAAACAAGCGAAAAAATCAATGATCCGTATTTATTTGCACTAAATCTGTTTAATAAGTCATTGGGTGGTTTTAAGCAGAAAAAATCCATAGAAAAGACTGCTACTGGTTCAAAGGGAGAGAGCCCCGTGACAGTGGCCTCCAAAACCGAGACGAAGAGAGTACCTCGCAACAGagataaacaaaaagaagagaGGACGCCGTTGGTTTCCGAGGTTTCTTGGGGACTCAAGAAGACTCTTACGGCTGTTGATCTTTCTAAGAGGGATCGGCTCGTGCTGCCAACAAGAATGGTCCATGAACATATTTTGCCATTCTTGTATGCGGATTTGTTCAAACAAGTCGAGAGCAAGGCCGGCATGCCCGTCACCGTTTGGGACCAAGATTCTCAGTCGGAGCATCAGTTTGTTTTCATGATGAGGTATGCGTACGCTTTGCATGGGGATTGGCACGAAGATTTCTGGATGAGAAGGCGATTAAAGAAAAGCGATGTCATTGGACTAAACTGGGATTCCCACAAATCAAGGTTCATTTTCAGCGTTTTAGAACGGTCTCAGACGCCTCGGTCGCGTCGACCCTGA
- the LOC122289815 gene encoding tyrosine--tRNA ligase 1, cytoplasmic-like: MATEAPDQNQTPPDAAIQSITISDFQAEVPSSSSVNPTTEISLEEKYQIVRSVGEECILDDELRNLLANKPEPICYDGFEPSGRMHIAQGVMKTINVNKLTSAGCRVKIWIADWFAQLNNKMGGDLKKIETVGRYLIEIWKAVGMDLEGGKVEFLWSSKEINSRAHEYWPLVMDIARRNKLPRIIRCSQIMGRSEQDELTAAQILYPCMQCADIFFLKADICQLGMDQRKVNVLAREYCDDIKRKNKPIILSHHMLPGLQQGQDKMSKSDPSSSIYMEDDEAEVNLKIKKAYCPPKIVEGNPCLEYVKYMVLPWFKEFVVERNADNGGCKTYKNFEELIADYESGELHPGDLKPSLSKALNKILEPVREHFKKDNHAKDLLKRVKAYRITR; the protein is encoded by the exons ATGGCGACCGAAGCACCAGATCAAAATCAGACCCCACCGGATGCCGCCATTCAATCCATCACGATTTCTGACTTCCAAGCCGAGGTGCCATCCTCGAGCTCCGTGAACCCAACCACCGA GATCAGTTTGGAGGAGAAGTACCAAATCGTGAGGAGTGTTGGAGAGGAGTGTATTCTCGATGATGAGCTGCGAAATCTACTGGCTAATAAGCCCGAACCGATCTGTTACGACGGGTTCGAGCCCTCTGGCCGAATGCACATCGCTCAG GGAGTTATGAAGACTATAAACGTGAACAAACTGACATCTGCAGGGTGCAGAGTGAAAATATGGATTGCAGATTGGTTTGCCCAGCTAAACAATAAGATGGGGGGTGATTTGAAGAAAATCGAGACTGTTGGGCGCTACTTGATTGAGATTTGGAAAGCTGTTGGAATGGATTTGGAAGGAGGAAAAGTGGAATTTTTGTGGTCATCAAAGGAAATTAATTCAAGGGCACATGAGTACTGGCCTCTTGTTATGGATATAGCTCGAAGGAATAAGCTCCCAAGGATAATCAG GTGCAGTCAAATTATGGGTCGAAGTGAGCAAGATGAGTTGACTGCAGCCCAAATTCTCTACCCATGCATGCAGTGTGCtgatatatttttcttgaag GCCGACATTTGCCAACTGGGAATGGATCAGCGGAAAGTGAACGTACTAGCAAGAGAGTATTGTGATGACATCAAGAGGAAGAACAAGCCTATTATTTTGTCACACC ACATGTTACCTGGTTTACAGCAAGGGCAGGACAAGATGTCAAAAAGTGATCCATCGTCCTCCATTTATATGGAGGATGATGAG GCTGAagtgaatttgaagataaaGAAAGCTTACTGTCCTCCAAAGATTGTGGAAGGCAATCCTTGCTTGGAGTATGTAAAGTATATGGTTTTACCTTGGTTTAAGGAGTTTGTCGTAGAGCGCAATGCAGATAATGGTGGTTGTAA GACCTACAAAAACTTTGAGGAATTGATTGCTGACTATGAAAGTGGAGAGTTACACCCAGGTGACCTTAAACCGTCTCTGTCAAAGGCATTAAATAAGATACTTGAG CCCGTAAGAGAACACTTTAAGAAAGACAATCATGCCAAAGATCTATTGAAAAGGGTTAAG GCTTATAGAATTACAAGGTAA
- the LOC122289816 gene encoding kinesin-like protein KIN-14J isoform X1 — protein sequence MSTWLEPLKGENSGLCSNGAHGEDVEQLRSESFGGDQQTSLVEWLNGVLPHLNLPLEASEEELRAYLIDGTVLCSILNKLRPGLIEMGGSSETVPNVRKFLAAIKDIGFPGFELADLDQGSMVPVLQCLNTLRVHLNSNVGTENFQNQLRKRWDRLEVGFSKEIDHSEGNLLSSGQHPAENGGGWHRGSVDAKFQCALHDSSEPSDALIHHLGYKFNEMLQSNQGCFPDSSDAKIVDLIKSNNLDKATTRSLFNTVNKILDDSLLRKNGDVPNPVAWLLRKVMQVIEERSSTVAGNLKTLNKLCKVREEKYQSRIRVLETLATGTSEEVEVIVKQLQELKIEKTKIEDKKKLEEQDMLKLQEEKDRSDMEILTLKQELEMAKRTHEDHCLLLESNSNEAKVELEKKLEELECLLTSSRKKVEELEAFSESKSLRWKKKERIYLSFIDYQFGALQELKGALESIKHEVLKTKRSYPEEFYYLGLKIKGLTEAAENYHVVLAENRWLYNEVQDLKGNIRVYCRIRPFLPGQSKKQTITEYIGENGELVIVNPFKQGKDSRRLFRFNKVFGPTSTQEDVFMDTQPLIRSVLDGYNVCIFAYGQTGSGKTYTMSGPNIMSEEDWGVNYRALNDLFQISQSRKSSIAYEVAVQMVEIYNEQVRDLLAINGPQRRLGIWNTTQPNGLAVPEASIHPVQSTADVLELMNIGLMNRAVGATALNERSSRSHSILTVHVRGMDLETNVVLRGNLHLVDLAGSERVGRSEATGDRLREAQHINKSLSALGDVIFALAQKSPHVPYRNSKLTQVLQTSLGGQAKTLMFVQLNPDIDSYSETISTLKFAERVSGVELGAAQSNKEGRDVRELTEQVTSLKDMVAKKDEEIEHLQLLKANANGTKHGMTSFRYGSSSPRRPSIGTSRQSQRLTGAKGSGILERAASDMDNCSESSDKHSEAGSQPSMDEFRRRQKELSPHLKLSGGDVGQDFNEDIELLGFGDADSEERLSDISDGGLSMGTETEGSICSVVEYTLFPEVAKPPENTASECTPARNKEKPPLLERRPSLPSKLPKPPQKLVQTNSSRLSLTRKSSKISSQSARKTSASSSSAPKPRKGWQ from the exons ATGAGCACCTGGTTAGAGCCCCTCAAAGGTGAAAATAGCGGATTATGTTCAAATGGGGCTCATGGTGAAGATGTTGAACAGCTCAGGAGTGAAAGTTTTGGGG GTGACCAGCAAACTTCTCTGGTGGAGTGGTTAAATGGTGTGCTTCCTCATTTAAATTTGCCATTGGAAGCTTCGGAGGAGGAATTGAGAGCATACTTGATTGATGGCACTGTTTTATGCAGCATCTTGAACAAGCTCAGGCCTGGTTTGATAGAAATG GGAGGCAGTTCTGAGACCGTCCCAAATGTCAGAAAGTTTTTGGCAGCTATCAAAGACATAGGATTTCCTGGCTTTGAACTAGCAGATCTAGATCAG GGATCTATGGTTCCAGTTTTGCAGTGCCTTAATACTCTTAGAGTGCATTTGAACTCTAATGTTGGCACAGAAAACTTCCAAAATCAATTAAGAAAAAGATGGGATCGGCTAGAGGTAGGCTTTTCGAAGGAAATTGATCACTCTGAAGGGAATTTGTTGTCATCTGGACAACATCCAGCTGAAAATGGGGGAGGGTGGCATAGAGGTTCAGTTGATGCCAAATTTCAATGTGCTTTGCATGATTCTTCAG AGCCATCAGATGCTTTAATACATCATCTTGGATATAAGTTTAATGAGATGTTGCAATCAAACCAAGGATGTTTTCCTGATTCTTCCGATGCCAAAATTGTagatttaatcaagtcaaacaaTTTGGAT AAGGCTACTACTCGATCACTTTTCAACACTGTGAATAAGATTTTGGATGATAGCTTGCTAAGAAAGAATGGGGACGTACCTAAT CCTGTGGCATGGTTGTTGAGAAAAGTCATGCAAGTGATAGAAGAGCGAAGTTCAACCGTAGCAGGAAACTTAAAAACT CTAAATAAGCTTTGTAAGGTTCGAGAGGAGAAGTATCAATCAAGAATAAGAGTGCTCGAAACCCTTGCAACAGGGACTAGTGAAGAAGTTGAG GTTATTGTGAAACAACTTCAAGAGCTAAAG ATTGAGAAGACCAAAATAGAAGATAAAAAGAAACTTGAAGAGCAAGACATGCTAAAATTACAGGAAGAGAAGGATCGTAGTGATATGGAAATTTTGACACTAAAACAAGAACTAGAAATGGCCAAAAGGACACATGAGGATCATTGCTTGCTATTAGAATCAAACTCTAACGAAGCTAAAGTTGAGTTGGAGAAAAAGTTGGAGGAACTTGAGTGCCTTTTAACAAGTTCAAGAAAGAAGGTAGAAGAACTTGAGGCATTTTCTGAATCTAAATCACTGAGATGGAAGAAGAAAGAGCGAATCTACCTGAGCTTTATAGATTATCAATTTGGAGCCTTGCAG GAATTGAAGGGAGCTTTAGAGTCCATAAAACATGAAGTCTTGAAGACAAAAAGAAGTTATCCAGAGGAATTCTATTACTTGG GATTGAAGATTAAAGGACTAACAGAAGCTGCCGAAAATTACCATGTAGTTTTAGCTGAAAATCGTTGGTTGTATAACGAAGTTCAGGATTTGAAAG GAAATATTAGAGTGTATTGTCGCATAAGACCATTTCTTCCAGGACAAAGTAAGAAGCAGACCATTACGGAATATATTGGTGAAAATGGTGAATTAGTTATTGTTAATCCCTTTAAACAAGGGAAAGATAGCCGTAGGCTGTTCAGGTTTAACAAGGTTTTTGGTCCAACATCTACTCAAG AGGATGTATTTATGGACACTCAACCATTAATCCGGTCTGTTCTTGATGGATACAATGTATGCATATTTGCTTATGGTCAAACTGGCTCAGGAAAGACCTATACGATG AGTGGGCCTAACATAATGTCAGAAGAGGACTGGGGAGTTAACTATAGAGCTTTAAAtgatctttttcaaatttctcaaagcCGGAAAAGCTCCATTGCATATGAAGTTGCTGTTCAAATGGTTGAGATATATAACGAACAAGTCCGTGATCTACTCGCAATCAATGGCCCTCAAAGAAG ACTTGGGATTTGGAACACCACACAACCGAATGGATTAGCTGTTCCTGAGGCAAGCATACACCCTGTTCAATCAACTGCTGATGTCCTGGAGTTAATGAATATTGGTTTAATGAATCGGGCAGTTGGTGCCACGGCCCTGAATGAAAGAAGTAGCAGATCCCATAG CATTCTCACTGTTCATGTTCGAGGCATGGACTTGGAGACCAATGTTGTTTTGCGTGGCAATCTACATTTGGTAGATCTTGCTGGTAGTGAAAGAGTGGGTCGGTCTGAAGCAACTGGGGATAGGCTTAGAGAGGCACAACATATAAACAaatcactatcagctcttggaGATGTAATTTTTGCTTTAGCACAGAAGAGTCCACATGTACCATACAGAAATAGCAAATTAACTCAAGTACTTCAGACTTCTTTAg GCGGTCAAGCAAAAACACTTATGTTCGTACAGCTTAATCCGGATATAGATTCCTACTCCGAGACTATAAGTACCTTGAAGTTTGCGGAGAGAGTTTCTGGTGTAGAGTTAGGTGCTGCTCAGAGCAACAAAGAGGGAAGAGATGTTAGAGAACTTACAGAACAG GTCACATCCCTCAAGGACATGGTtgcaaagaaagatgaagagatTGAGCACTTGCAGCTTCTCAAGGCTAATGCCAATGGTACAAAGCATGGTATGACCTCATTTAGGTATGGGTCTTCCTCTCCAAGGAGACCTTCCATTGGGACTTCTCGACAAAGCCAAAGATTGACAGGAGCAAAAGGTTCAGGGATTTTGGAAAGAGCAGCTTCAGATATGGACAACTGTTCAGAGAGCAGTGATAAGCACTCTGAAGCTGGTTCTCAGCCATCAATGGATGAATTTCGTAGACGTCAGAAGGAATTGTCTCCTCATTTGAAGCTATCTGGAGGGGATGTAGGTCAGGATTTTAACGAAGACATTGAGCTCTTGGGCTTTGGGGATGCAGATTCTGAGGAAAGATTAAGTGATATATCTGATGGCGGGCTTTCAATGGGAACAGAAACTGAAGGCTCAATATGCAGTGTTGTGGAGTACACCCTATTCCCTGAAGTAGCAAAACCACCCGAAAACACAGCTTCCGAGTGCACACCAGCTCGGAACAAAGAGAA GCCACCTCTGCTTGAACGCAGGCCGAGTTTACCATCTAAACTTCCCAAGCCCCCCCAAAAGCTAGTGCAGACCAACTCTTCTCGGCTTTCACTGACCAGAAAGTCCTCAAAGATCTCATCACAAA GTGCTAGGAAAACTTCTGCTAGCAGCTCCTCTGCACCAAAGCCCCGCAAAGGATGGCAATGA